In Halorubrum sp. PV6, a single window of DNA contains:
- a CDS encoding DUF5806 family protein: MNDSTDPESERGSEPSGERGGSAPEASQTSDQPQQAVDETASGRVSDEAQRSDTNDDEAEDGASDTNDEDSAPAGDDVPPEVRKYERFKKMDGARYERVNEFLRDRTYITAREWAIARLCADFRTETGVEMTKIGENLPELVPFMTDTYTPQAVNQARYSFEEKVTKAGATFLYGAMSGFFTAEDLDEMMYEVTEVAKFLLEVEGVDLAVADELEAEDRISEVMREVRASSADLRGEEVRCPECGHVHESSEE; encoded by the coding sequence ATGAACGATTCAACCGATCCCGAATCGGAGCGGGGATCGGAGCCCTCCGGCGAGCGCGGCGGTTCCGCGCCGGAGGCCTCGCAGACGAGCGATCAGCCCCAGCAGGCGGTCGACGAGACGGCGAGCGGGCGCGTCAGCGACGAGGCCCAGCGCAGCGACACGAACGACGACGAGGCCGAGGACGGCGCCAGCGACACGAACGACGAGGACAGCGCCCCGGCGGGAGACGACGTGCCGCCAGAGGTCCGCAAGTACGAGCGGTTCAAGAAGATGGACGGCGCTCGCTACGAGCGCGTCAACGAGTTCCTCCGCGACCGGACGTACATCACGGCCCGCGAGTGGGCGATAGCGCGACTCTGCGCCGACTTCCGGACCGAGACGGGCGTCGAGATGACGAAGATCGGCGAGAACCTCCCCGAACTGGTCCCGTTCATGACGGACACCTACACCCCGCAGGCGGTCAATCAGGCGCGGTACTCCTTCGAAGAGAAAGTGACGAAAGCGGGCGCGACGTTCCTCTACGGGGCGATGTCGGGCTTTTTCACCGCCGAAGACTTAGACGAGATGATGTACGAGGTGACCGAGGTCGCGAAGTTCCTCTTGGAGGTCGAGGGCGTCGACCTCGCGGTCGCCGACGAGCTCGAAGCGGAAGACCGAATCAGCGAGGTGATGCGCGAGGTGCGCGCCTCCTCCGCGGACCTCCGGGGCGAAGAGGTCCGGTGTCCCGAGTGCGGGCACGTCCACGAGTCGAGCGAGGAGTAG
- a CDS encoding universal stress protein, with protein MKVLCGIGGSEDSFRALDQTVERAAVADDDLTVAVVENPDSSVDPNEIVTRAESTVADAGLDAEVRQVEGDPGSRLVEIAESEGFDQIVLGGGHTSPMGKITIGSIAEFVLLNAKTSVTLVR; from the coding sequence ATGAAGGTGCTTTGCGGAATCGGTGGCAGCGAGGACTCGTTCCGTGCGTTAGATCAGACCGTCGAACGCGCCGCGGTCGCGGACGACGATCTCACGGTCGCCGTCGTCGAGAATCCGGACTCGTCGGTCGACCCGAACGAGATCGTCACGCGGGCGGAGTCGACGGTCGCCGACGCGGGACTCGACGCGGAGGTCCGACAGGTCGAAGGCGATCCGGGGAGCCGGCTGGTTGAGATCGCCGAGTCCGAAGGGTTCGATCAGATCGTCCTCGGCGGCGGACACACGAGCCCGATGGGGAAGATCACGATCGGGTCGATCGCCGAGTTCGTACTGCTCAACGCAAAAACGTCCGTGACGCTGGTCAGATGA
- a CDS encoding GNAT family N-acetyltransferase, with protein MSDRGYPAEVADEFPAPPTEFTDGEDRTVEVRPYDGTDEEYESLVEMYDDFDPADRAQGIPPGGEARIREWLDAILGDDCLNVIAWCGGEVAGHATLVPDEDANELAIFVHQTYQRAGIGTHLIRGLLGYGQTEGVRKVWLTVERWNRAAVSLYKKIGFETSNAESFELEMGLRLNPDGGAGNAESDEDADEPETDDA; from the coding sequence ATGAGCGACCGAGGATACCCCGCCGAGGTGGCCGACGAGTTCCCCGCGCCGCCGACGGAGTTCACCGACGGGGAGGACCGGACCGTCGAGGTCCGGCCGTACGACGGGACCGACGAGGAGTACGAGTCGCTCGTCGAGATGTACGACGACTTCGACCCGGCCGACCGCGCACAGGGGATCCCGCCGGGCGGCGAGGCGCGGATCCGCGAGTGGTTAGACGCGATCCTCGGCGACGACTGTCTCAACGTGATCGCGTGGTGCGGCGGCGAGGTCGCCGGGCACGCCACCCTCGTCCCCGACGAAGACGCGAACGAACTCGCGATCTTCGTCCACCAGACGTACCAGCGGGCCGGCATCGGGACCCACCTGATCCGCGGGCTCCTCGGGTACGGACAGACGGAGGGCGTCCGGAAGGTGTGGCTCACCGTCGAGCGGTGGAACCGCGCCGCTGTCTCGCTGTACAAGAAGATCGGCTTCGAGACCTCCAACGCGGAGAGCTTCGAACTGGAGATGGGGCTCCGGCTGAATCCGGACGGCGGCGCGGGCAACGCCGAGTCGGACGAGGACGCAGACGAACCCGAAACGGACGACGCGTAG